From Columba livia isolate bColLiv1 breed racing homer chromosome 7, bColLiv1.pat.W.v2, whole genome shotgun sequence, one genomic window encodes:
- the GALNT5 gene encoding polypeptide N-acetylgalactosaminyltransferase 5, which yields MSGLRRLFRGSGRALAFVFAASVVWLLLDMAALRLSLGEAGGRLLKEAAGRGRERLLRGPEPPGDSPRPHLAALRRRGGGTRVPREPPRPPTPPPADPGEGDQRGRGAEQLPAAPPGARLAPPGSAVSVRGGAGAAAAPAVSRAPRKAAEEFVPGPAGSRAGLQEAPPARGEAPRSPPEPPSPAPGRPEPAQGAGVGAKGAQGPGHAAPGSPQRAASTAGPLPRAAGPGALRGQEQTEVRKKETSSENHFVLISKEAITPAIPHPGSDSAGNFTNRQEKHKEQQLTNKNDDARTANTIPGLVRDGGSQTRGATPGAAPELPAAGRDGQGQAGGSPGTHRVLFLDVTLAPRDPQAPGQFGHPVAVPDDKQEEAKSRWKEGNFNVYLSDLIPVDRAIADTRPAGCSEQRVHDDLPTTSIIMCFVDEVWSTLLRSVHSVLSRSPPHLIEELILVDDFSTKEYLKEKLAQYMLRFPKVKILRLKKRHGLIRARLAGAEIAKGAVLTFLDSHVECNVGWLEPLLERVRQSRAKVACPVIEVISDKDMSYMTVDNFQRGIFTWPMNFGWKQIPQEVIEKNKIKETDIIRCPVMAGGLFSIDKKYFFELGMYDPGLDVWGGENMEISFKVWMCGGEIEIVPCSRVGHIFRNDNPYSFPKDRVSTVERNLARVAEVWLDEYKELFYGHAYHLVLKNLDVGDLTQQIQLRKKLQCKSFQWYLENVYPDLDAPLVKASGLLVNIAMARCVTVENTTLALETCDVNNKHQQFNYTWLRLIQHRELCVCPASSAGTPGLRRCHGRSRSLTWLHRSLVTSQPHMTDHIISGHLQPPTCLEADPSHKALRVNACDSANPYQKWRFGNYYAD from the exons ATGAGCGGGCTGCGGCGGCTGTTCCGCGGCAGCGGCCGGGCGCTCGCCTTCGTCTTCGCCGCCTCCGTGGTCTGGCTGCTCCTCGACATGGCCGCGCTCCGCCTCTCCCTGGGCGAGGCAGGCGGGCGGCTGCTGAAggaggcggcggggcgcgggcggGAGCGGCTGTTGCGCGGCCCCGAGCCTCCGGGGGACAGTCCCCGGCCCCATCTCGCCGCGCTCCGGCGCAGGGGCGGAGGGACACGGGTCCCCCGGgagcccccccgcccgccgACCCCCCCGCCCGCCGATCCCGGGGAAGGGGATCAGCGGGGCAGGGGCGCTGAGCAGCTGCCCGCGGCTCCCCCGGGGGCTCGGCTGGCCCCGCCGGGCTCGGCTGTGAGCgtgcggggcggggcgggggctgcAGCGGCGCCGGCGGTCAGCAGAGCCCCGCGGAAGGCAGCGGAGGAGTTTGTCCCGGGCCCCGCCGGGAGCAGAGCCGGGCTGCAGGAGGCACCGCCAGCCCGGGGGGAAGCCCCGCGGTCCCCCCccgagcccccctccccggctcCCGGGCGCCCCGAGCCGGCACAGGGCGCTGGGGTGGGGGCAAAGGGGGCGCAGGGACCCGGACACGCCGCCCCCGGGAGCCCGCAGCGAGCTGCCAGCACGGCCGGGCCGCTTCCccgggctgcggggccgggcgcACTGCGCGGGCAGGAGCAAACGGAGGTgcgaaagaaagaaacttcCTCCGAAAATCACTTCGTCCTTATTAGCAAAGAGGCGATAACACCAGCAATCCCACACCCTGGATCCGACTCCGCGGGCAACTTCACAAACAGgcaagaaaagcacaaagagcagcagctcaCCAACAAAAATGACGATGCCCGTACTGCGAACACCATCCCCGGGCTGGTGCGGGATGGTGGGAGCCAGACGCGGGGTGCGAcaccaggagcagctcctgagctgcctgctgcaggcagggatggacagggacaggcaggtGGCAGCCCAGGGACACACAGGGTCTTGTTCCTGGATGTGACGCTTGCCCCGAGAGACCCGCAAGCTCCTGGCCAATTTGGGCACCCTGTTGCAGTCCCTGATGACAAACAAGAAGAAGCAAAAAGTAGATGGAAAGAAGGAAACTTTAATGTCTACCTCAGCGACTTGATCCCCGTGGACCGAGCCATCGCAGACACCAGGCCTGCCGG GTGCTCGGAGCAGCGGGTTCACGACGACCTGCCGACCACCAGCATCATCATGTGCTTCGTGGATGAAGTGTGGTCCACGCTGCTCCGCTCCGTTCACAGCGTCCTCAGCAGATCTCCCCCGCACCTCATCGAAGAACTCATTTTGGTGGATGACTTCAGCACTAAAG agtaCCTCAAGGAGAAGCTGGCCCAGTACATGCTGCGGTTCCCAAAGGTGAAGATCCTCCGTCTCAAGAAGAGGCACGGGCTGATCCGGGCCAGGCTGGCGGGAGCGGAGATCGCCAAAG GCGCCGTCCTGACGTTCCTGGACTCGCACGTGGAGTGCAACGTGGGCTGGCTGGAGccgctgctggagagggtccgaCAGAGCCGCGCCAAGGTCGCCTGCCCCGTCATCGAGGTCATCAGCGACAAGGACATGAG TTACATGACCGTGGACAACTTTCAGCGTGGGATTTTTACTTGGCCAATGAATTTTGGATGGAAGCAGATTCCACAAGAGGTcattgagaaaaacaaaatcaaggaaaCTGATATAATAAG GTGCCCGGTCATGGCGGGAGGCCTCTTTTCCATCGataagaagtatttttttgaGCTGGGGATGTACGACCCAGGACTGGATGTCTGGGGGGGTGAAAATATGGAGATATCATTCAAG GTCTGGATGTGTGGGGGAGAGATTGAGATCGTTCCGTGCTCCCGAGTCGGGCACATTTTCAGGAACGACAACCCTTATTCCTTCCCAAAAGACCGGGTGAGCACGGTGGAGAGGAACTTGGCCCGCGTGGCCGAGGTCTGGCTGGACGAGTACAAGGAGTTGTTCTACGGCCACGCGTACCACTTAGTCCTGAAAAACCTGGACGTCGGTGACCTGACTCAACAAATCCAACTGCGAAAGAAGCTGCAGTGCAAAAGTTTCCAGTGGTACCTGGAGAACGTCTACCCAGACCTTGACGCTCCCCTGGTTAAAGCCAGCGGGCTG CTTGTTAACATAGCCATGGCAAGGTGTGTCACTGTGGAAAACACCACTCTGGCTTTGGAGACGTGTGATGTTAACAACAAG CACCAGCAGTTCAACTACACGTGGCTGCGGCTGATCCAGCACCGAGAGCTCTGCGTCTGCCCGGCCAGCTCCGCAGGAACCCCCGGCCTGCGCCGCTGCCACGGCCGGAGCCGCAGCCTGACCTGGCTGCACCGCTCCCTGGTCACCTCGCAGCCCCACATG ACCGACCACATCATCTCCGGGCACCTCCAGCCACCGACGTGCTTGGAAGCGGATCCATCTCACAAAGCCCTGAGGGTAAATGCCTGTGACTCTGCAAATCCTTACCAAAAGTGGCGGTTTGGCAATTACTATGCGGACTGA